One stretch of Chryseobacterium sp. LJ668 DNA includes these proteins:
- a CDS encoding T9SS type A sorting domain-containing protein, with protein sequence MKNTFILSLLFGLFFTSLINAQSKTWDFGNSATWPVSSGYSADTLYDNLAMIPGSSVTNLGAVEANSATFLDGYTAAKRFKLNGGSWDTGATSFVMPTKRYIYFAVTGACTIKVWFKSGGSGTRTLYVTNGTSIIGSLGSASSSDPLLLTANYAGGAGIIYVAGDQAMNIYKIEVSNNVGTTSLATLGLHDGVKKAQATVYTKGNSLFVSNLNNTNTEVKVYTATGNLVKTAKSSSEMNFDLESGFYLVHLKSATGEKSVKVALR encoded by the coding sequence ATGAAAAACACATTTATCTTATCGTTGCTGTTTGGCTTGTTTTTTACAAGCCTGATCAACGCACAAAGCAAAACCTGGGATTTTGGAAACAGCGCTACATGGCCGGTTTCTTCCGGATATTCTGCAGATACATTGTATGATAACTTAGCGATGATTCCGGGATCGAGTGTCACCAATCTCGGTGCAGTAGAAGCAAACAGTGCAACCTTCCTTGATGGATATACTGCGGCAAAACGTTTTAAACTAAATGGAGGTAGCTGGGATACGGGTGCAACTTCTTTTGTGATGCCCACTAAAAGGTATATTTATTTTGCAGTAACCGGTGCATGTACCATAAAAGTATGGTTCAAAAGCGGGGGCTCTGGTACAAGAACTTTATATGTTACTAATGGAACCAGCATTATTGGTTCTTTAGGAAGTGCCAGTTCTTCAGATCCTTTGTTATTAACTGCTAACTATGCGGGCGGAGCCGGAATTATTTATGTGGCGGGTGATCAGGCGATGAATATCTATAAAATTGAAGTTTCAAACAATGTAGGTACAACTTCCCTTGCAACTTTAGGTCTACATGACGGAGTGAAAAAAGCTCAGGCGACAGTTTATACGAAAGGAAATTCTCTATTTGTATCTAACCTGAATAACACAAACACTGAAGTAAAAGTGTATACAGCAACAGGAAATTTGGTGAAGACTGCAAAATCCAGCTCAGAAATGAATTTTGATCTTGAAAGTGGTTTTTATCTTGTGCATTTGAAATCTGCGACAGGTGAAAAATCTGTAAAAGTCGCTCTCAGATAA
- a CDS encoding CPBP family intramembrane glutamic endopeptidase, whose protein sequence is MSLNGKYSVGIIFTFVLLASAMLYSIPVINLFFNFKTFTAELFFYDRLVLWLVLLLILIYNFFLENRSFFAWEDKKYPTKFYLASIIGLYLICSFGGAFLNAAIMIVTQEKISDKMLQLNSIFKSNYFLIIFTCLTAGIIEELLMRAYIQPRIEKIYNSPAAGIVGSALLFGILHSTYGTIGQVVVPFFIGIVFAIFYKKYSNIKILIICHFLIDFISLILLNLVDIKQLSAF, encoded by the coding sequence ATGAGTCTGAACGGAAAATACTCGGTAGGCATTATTTTTACTTTTGTACTTCTTGCCTCTGCAATGTTGTATTCAATTCCTGTAATTAATTTATTTTTTAATTTTAAAACTTTTACTGCTGAACTTTTTTTCTATGACAGATTGGTTCTCTGGCTTGTTTTATTACTTATATTAATTTATAATTTTTTTCTTGAAAACAGATCATTCTTTGCTTGGGAAGATAAGAAATATCCCACTAAATTCTATTTGGCATCTATTATTGGGCTTTATCTGATCTGTAGCTTTGGCGGAGCTTTTTTAAATGCCGCCATTATGATTGTGACACAGGAAAAAATAAGCGATAAGATGTTACAGCTCAATTCAATTTTTAAAAGCAATTATTTTCTGATTATTTTCACATGTCTTACCGCCGGTATCATTGAAGAACTACTGATGAGAGCCTACATCCAGCCCAGAATCGAAAAAATATACAATAGTCCAGCCGCAGGAATTGTTGGTTCGGCGCTGCTATTCGGAATTCTTCACAGCACATATGGAACAATTGGTCAAGTTGTAGTTCCTTTTTTTATTGGAATCGTATTTGCAATTTTTTACAAGAAATATTCTAACATCAAAATCCTGATTATCTGCCATTTTTTGATTGATTTTATATCTTTAATCCTTCTGAATCTGGTTGATATTAAACAATTATCAGCTTTTTAA
- the yaaA gene encoding peroxide stress protein YaaA: MKIITSPAKLMNIENSTDFLRSTTPKFINGAAFIHSFLKNKSPKYLSELMDISTKLADENWERNQKWNSKPKAKESAPALFAFTGEVYRGLDAQSLDKKAVDYLQKNYRILSGLYGLLKPSDKIMLYRLEMGRPFQFDDYKNLYGFWSEKITGQLNDEMKKNEILLNLGSNEYFKVIDRKKLNHKVIDFEFYEIREGKLKTIVVYTKHARGLVVRFCAETQAKTLNDVKAFNYDGYRIDEEKSTDTKLVFTR; the protein is encoded by the coding sequence ATGAAAATAATCACATCACCTGCCAAATTGATGAATATAGAAAACTCAACAGATTTCTTGAGAAGTACAACCCCTAAATTCATTAATGGTGCAGCATTTATACATTCTTTTTTAAAAAATAAATCTCCCAAATATCTTTCGGAACTGATGGATATTTCGACAAAGCTGGCAGATGAAAACTGGGAAAGAAATCAAAAGTGGAACTCAAAACCAAAAGCAAAAGAATCTGCTCCCGCCCTTTTTGCCTTTACGGGAGAAGTGTACAGAGGTCTGGATGCACAATCCTTAGATAAAAAAGCGGTTGATTATTTACAGAAAAATTACAGAATACTTTCCGGATTGTATGGCCTGCTGAAACCTTCCGACAAAATCATGCTCTACCGATTGGAAATGGGAAGACCTTTTCAGTTTGATGACTATAAAAATTTATATGGATTCTGGAGTGAAAAAATCACCGGCCAGCTGAATGACGAAATGAAAAAGAATGAAATCCTTTTGAATCTTGGCAGCAATGAGTACTTCAAAGTAATTGATCGTAAAAAGCTCAATCACAAAGTAATCGATTTTGAATTTTACGAAATAAGAGAAGGAAAACTGAAAACCATCGTTGTTTATACAAAACATGCAAGAGGTTTGGTAGTAAGATTTTGTGCAGAAACTCAAGCTAAGACTTTAAATGATGTGAAAGCTTTTAATTATGATGGCTACAGAATTGATGAGGAAAAATCGACTGATACAAAACTTGTTTTCACGAGATAA
- the prmC gene encoding peptide chain release factor N(5)-glutamine methyltransferase has translation MKIAEFKIQFKDELSELYTDSESDFIYSIFIEKISGFNKVQQRIFSGNELSVEQENQIQNIISELKAGKPYQHILGETEFYGMIFYVNKNVLIPRPETEELLEIAIQNIQNLFSESKNLKILDIGTGSGIIPLVLKKYFPNSKVSSIDFSEKALEVAKKNAAFHQFDIDFIHTDYLNYNLNEMYDVIISNPPYIGIEEEREIDDSVKGFEPKMALFSPTSDALIFYRKIAEDAKKYLDKNGLFFLEINQKLGQQTLELYQNSFLKAELIKDLSGNDRFIFGIK, from the coding sequence ATGAAAATTGCAGAATTCAAAATTCAATTTAAAGATGAACTTTCAGAATTATATACAGATTCTGAAAGCGATTTTATTTATTCAATATTTATCGAGAAAATTTCAGGATTTAATAAGGTTCAGCAAAGGATATTTTCAGGGAATGAATTATCCGTCGAGCAAGAAAATCAGATTCAGAATATTATTTCAGAACTAAAAGCAGGAAAACCTTATCAACATATTTTGGGCGAAACGGAGTTTTATGGAATGATTTTTTACGTGAATAAAAATGTGCTGATTCCTCGTCCGGAAACGGAAGAATTACTGGAAATAGCAATTCAGAACATTCAAAATTTATTCTCTGAAAGTAAAAATTTAAAAATCTTAGATATCGGAACCGGAAGCGGAATTATTCCTTTGGTTTTAAAAAAATATTTTCCAAATTCTAAAGTATCGTCCATTGATTTTTCGGAAAAAGCTTTAGAAGTTGCCAAAAAAAATGCAGCATTTCATCAGTTTGACATCGATTTTATTCATACAGACTATTTGAATTATAATTTGAATGAAATGTATGATGTCATCATTTCAAATCCGCCCTACATCGGGATTGAAGAAGAACGGGAAATTGATGATTCTGTGAAAGGATTTGAGCCGAAAATGGCACTGTTTTCACCAACGTCAGACGCTTTGATCTTTTATAGAAAGATTGCCGAAGATGCTAAAAAATATTTAGATAAAAATGGGTTATTTTTTTTGGAAATCAATCAGAAATTAGGTCAGCAAACTTTAGAATTATATCAAAATAGTTTTTTAAAAGCTGAATTAATTAAAGATTTAAGCGGAAATGACCGTTTTATTTTTGGAATAAAATAA
- a CDS encoding BlaI/MecI/CopY family transcriptional regulator, translated as MKIQNLTKAEEQVMQYLWKLNKGFLKDVLDLFPEPKPHTNTVSTILKVLKEKDFVDYNIYGRQHEYFPLVSKEQFSGKTMNSLVKNYFKGSYKSAVSFLVEKNEMTVEDLEMLLNELKNKD; from the coding sequence ATGAAAATTCAGAACCTAACAAAAGCAGAAGAGCAGGTAATGCAGTATTTATGGAAGCTAAATAAAGGTTTCCTGAAAGATGTTCTTGATCTTTTTCCAGAACCAAAGCCTCACACAAACACCGTTTCAACGATTTTAAAGGTTTTGAAAGAGAAAGATTTTGTTGACTATAATATATACGGTAGACAGCACGAATATTTTCCTTTAGTTTCTAAAGAACAATTTTCGGGGAAAACGATGAACAGCCTGGTGAAAAATTATTTTAAAGGATCTTATAAGAGTGCCGTTTCTTTCTTAGTGGAAAAAAATGAAATGACTGTTGAAGATCTTGAAATGCTTTTAAACGAACTTAAAAACAAAGATTAA
- a CDS encoding L-threonylcarbamoyladenylate synthase, with product MAKILRIYPDNPQENLINEVIKSLNNGGLIIYPSDTVYALGCNIFDLKAMEKLAQIKKQKLEKAKFSIICNDLSHLSDFTRPIDTSVFRFLKNHLPGPFTFILEANKGLPLAYKNHKTIGIRVPDHPIPQLIVEKLGHPIASTSIKDDDEIIEYSTDPELIAEKYDHLVDIVIDSGYGDNVASTIVDLTSGEPEIIRQGKGEI from the coding sequence ATGGCAAAAATACTAAGAATTTATCCCGATAATCCTCAGGAAAACCTTATCAACGAGGTGATTAAATCCCTGAATAATGGCGGACTCATTATCTACCCGTCTGATACCGTTTATGCATTGGGCTGCAATATTTTTGATCTTAAAGCCATGGAAAAACTCGCTCAGATAAAAAAACAGAAACTGGAAAAAGCGAAATTTTCAATTATATGCAATGATCTTAGCCATCTTTCAGATTTTACCAGGCCCATCGACACTTCTGTATTCAGATTTTTAAAAAACCATTTACCTGGTCCATTTACTTTCATTTTAGAAGCCAATAAAGGTTTGCCTCTGGCTTATAAAAATCACAAAACAATAGGAATACGCGTTCCGGATCATCCGATTCCGCAACTGATTGTTGAAAAATTGGGACATCCTATTGCATCAACCTCTATTAAAGATGATGACGAGATTATAGAATACTCCACAGATCCCGAATTAATCGCTGAAAAATATGATCACTTGGTTGATATTGTAATCGATTCAGGCTACGGTGATAATGTAGCATCAACGATTGTAGATTTGACGTCTGGTGAACCGGAAATAATAAGACAAGGCAAAGGTGAAATCTAG